One Amorphoplanes digitatis genomic window carries:
- a CDS encoding DUF4255 domain-containing protein: MLHLLDETLEAFLRAEVPLPARDVDVAFAAPDAEWSASLSSRPTVDLYLWDIRPNLAERDFGEVIVEEADGRRFRRDPLPRVDCRYLVTAWTSEVRDEHSLLGDVLSALLLHPVIGSEHLQGAFAAVRPLPGLRLRSGDGSENSDFWSALGGQLKPGLDLVVTVTMDAALRVTAGPPTETVTVDANLR, translated from the coding sequence ATGCTGCACCTGCTCGATGAGACCCTCGAGGCGTTCCTGCGCGCCGAGGTGCCCCTGCCGGCCCGCGACGTCGACGTGGCCTTCGCCGCGCCGGACGCCGAGTGGTCCGCGTCGCTGTCCTCGCGCCCGACGGTCGACCTGTACCTGTGGGACATCCGGCCGAACCTCGCCGAGCGCGACTTCGGTGAGGTGATCGTCGAGGAGGCCGACGGCCGCCGGTTCCGCCGCGACCCGCTGCCCCGGGTGGACTGCCGCTACCTGGTGACGGCGTGGACGAGCGAGGTGCGCGACGAGCACTCGCTGCTGGGCGACGTCCTCTCGGCGCTGCTGCTGCACCCGGTGATCGGCAGCGAGCACCTACAGGGCGCGTTCGCCGCGGTGCGGCCGCTGCCGGGCCTGCGGCTGCGCAGCGGGGACGGCTCGGAGAACTCCGACTTCTGGTCGGCGCTCGGCGGCCAGCTCAAGCCGGGGCTGGACCTGGTGGTGACGGTGACGATGGACGCCGCGCTGCGCGTCACCGCCGGCCCGCCGACCGAGACGGTCACCGTCGACGCGAACCTCCGGTAG
- a CDS encoding eCIS core domain-containing protein: MRRPGEGPTVHNPVPAEDMRVLGGGGLPPGNVPDPTGAVQLSPAVAQRPGPGTRPAPRGMDFAAPVQEKVSPRARWEAAVAARPLEAPRPLPNALHAMAAAITGRTRAPLFTTGPATRHALAAAGALGATTGTVVHLPAVPTAAPAVAAVLAHELTHTRNPVRRPRFLLGGMSGLLDDDERSALAAGADRLKAAPEAAAGIVDRLPVGGGIGAVGEVATRAARAAVLEATASPIASAAGWAQNARSTATEAMSTATGLVDGATDGLADGLAGATGAVTDAVGAATGAVGTAVNAVGNAASGLAGKAAAALDPDKVVEIVEARLLREIERRGGRWAGVF, translated from the coding sequence GTGAGGCGGCCGGGGGAGGGGCCGACCGTGCACAATCCGGTGCCCGCTGAGGACATGCGGGTGCTCGGGGGTGGCGGGCTGCCGCCCGGCAACGTGCCGGACCCGACCGGTGCCGTGCAGCTCAGCCCGGCGGTCGCGCAACGGCCCGGACCAGGCACCCGGCCCGCGCCGCGCGGCATGGACTTCGCCGCACCCGTACAGGAAAAGGTCTCTCCCCGGGCTCGCTGGGAGGCCGCGGTCGCCGCCCGGCCGTTGGAGGCGCCCCGGCCGCTGCCGAACGCGCTGCACGCGATGGCGGCGGCGATCACCGGCCGCACTCGGGCGCCGCTCTTCACCACCGGCCCGGCCACCCGGCATGCGCTGGCCGCTGCCGGTGCGCTCGGGGCGACCACCGGGACCGTCGTGCATCTGCCTGCCGTGCCGACCGCCGCCCCGGCCGTCGCCGCGGTCCTGGCGCACGAGCTCACGCACACGCGTAACCCGGTGCGCCGCCCCCGCTTCCTGCTCGGCGGCATGTCCGGCCTGCTCGATGACGACGAACGCTCGGCGCTGGCCGCCGGCGCGGACCGGCTCAAGGCCGCGCCGGAAGCGGCGGCCGGGATCGTGGACCGCCTGCCCGTCGGCGGCGGCATCGGCGCCGTCGGCGAGGTGGCGACCCGGGCCGCCCGGGCGGCCGTCCTCGAAGCCACCGCGTCGCCGATCGCCTCGGCCGCCGGGTGGGCGCAGAACGCCCGCTCGACGGCGACCGAGGCGATGTCCACGGCGACCGGCCTGGTCGACGGCGCGACCGACGGTCTGGCCGACGGCTTGGCGGGAGCGACCGGTGCGGTGACCGACGCCGTCGGAGCGGCGACCGGGGCGGTCGGCACGGCCGTGAACGCCGTCGGCAACGCCGCCTCCGGTCTGGCGGGTAAGGCGGCGGCCGCGCTCGACCCGGACAAAGTTGTCGAAATTGTGGAGGCTCGTCTGCTGCGGGAGATCGAGCGGCGCGGTGGGCGATGGGCGGGTGTCTTCTGA
- a CDS encoding PAAR domain-containing protein, protein MPQPAARQNDPVTGTDVHILLVPSPGGPVPTPTPLPFAGQLLTGLVPDVLVNGLPAAVQGSVAQNIPPHICPPPASFSRPPTNQGRVVTGSPTVLVGGKPLARLGDPVMTCNDPADLPACTITAGSPDVLVG, encoded by the coding sequence GTGCCCCAGCCCGCCGCCCGCCAGAACGACCCGGTCACCGGCACCGACGTGCACATCCTGTTGGTGCCCTCGCCGGGCGGGCCGGTGCCGACGCCGACGCCGCTGCCGTTCGCCGGGCAGCTGCTGACCGGGCTGGTACCGGACGTGCTCGTCAACGGCCTGCCCGCGGCGGTGCAGGGCAGCGTCGCGCAGAACATCCCGCCGCACATCTGCCCGCCGCCGGCCAGCTTCAGCAGGCCGCCGACCAATCAGGGCCGGGTGGTGACCGGCTCGCCGACCGTGCTCGTCGGCGGCAAGCCGCTGGCCCGGCTGGGCGACCCGGTCATGACCTGCAACGACCCCGCGGACCTGCCGGCCTGCACGATCACCGCCGGCTCGCCCGACGTGCTGGTGGGCTGA
- a CDS encoding phage tail protein, whose amino-acid sequence MAEAHTKDPPFVGNFVLEIDGATIGAFTEVSGLAVQLDVEELAEGGQNAYTHKLLGRMKWPNLVFKRGLTDTNALFEWLLECSGEGLSGKNNVVKPRDGKITVMAPDRTPVRTWTIAEAKPVKWTGPKLAASSKDLAVEELEVCHCGFRAS is encoded by the coding sequence GTGGCTGAGGCGCACACCAAGGACCCGCCCTTCGTCGGCAACTTCGTCCTGGAGATCGACGGGGCGACGATCGGCGCGTTCACCGAGGTGTCCGGGCTGGCGGTCCAGCTCGACGTCGAGGAGCTCGCCGAGGGTGGGCAGAACGCGTACACGCACAAGCTGCTCGGCCGGATGAAGTGGCCGAACCTGGTGTTCAAGCGCGGGCTGACCGACACGAACGCGCTGTTCGAATGGCTGCTCGAATGCTCCGGCGAGGGTCTGTCGGGCAAGAACAACGTGGTCAAGCCGCGCGACGGCAAGATCACGGTGATGGCGCCGGACCGCACACCCGTCCGCACCTGGACGATCGCGGAGGCCAAGCCGGTGAAGTGGACCGGGCCGAAGCTGGCGGCCTCGTCGAAGGACCTGGCCGTCGAGGAGCTGGAGGTGTGCCACTGTGGCTTCCGCGCCTCGTAA
- a CDS encoding GPW/gp25 family protein: MRRDDFIGSGWAFPAAISRTGSVRLVSGVDEVDGAIRMILSTVPGERVMRPEFGCAMWELLFAPLTAGTLGLVEQAVREALERWEPRIEQQSVVATAVPGTATVHIAIAYRIRATNDVRNLVFPFYTIPTEEAAP; encoded by the coding sequence ATGCGGCGTGACGACTTCATCGGCAGCGGCTGGGCGTTCCCCGCCGCGATCTCGCGGACCGGCTCGGTGCGGCTGGTCAGCGGCGTCGACGAGGTGGACGGCGCGATCCGGATGATCCTGTCGACGGTGCCGGGCGAGCGGGTGATGCGCCCCGAGTTCGGCTGCGCGATGTGGGAGCTGCTCTTCGCGCCGCTGACCGCCGGGACGCTCGGCCTGGTCGAGCAGGCGGTCCGCGAGGCGCTGGAGCGCTGGGAGCCGCGGATCGAGCAGCAGTCGGTCGTCGCCACCGCCGTGCCCGGCACCGCCACCGTCCACATCGCGATCGCGTACCGGATCCGCGCCACCAACGACGTCCGGAACCTGGTCTTCCCGTTCTACACGATCCCCACCGAGGAGGCGGCCCCGTGA
- a CDS encoding ATP-binding protein, with amino-acid sequence MWAPLADPLLQREALICRMAQGRAPRDFAGLYVGDDEIDGLLTSLPGLDGPGAERVEQVRAILAGRIAAARAAFAAELAGPSAFAAVCRSARLPVGEAEVLALLVAVELSPARQRLVAYVQDSVQLPRLTLAGLARVFHEPDHPADRALAPGSRLRRAGLARLAGDGPWATRAGEPAERLIWHLRGDPGPDPDLPPGTVLAPAGGSAPVGGAAPDRPGGLLLVHGGDRDSRLRAVRSRWPGAGLLICGAPVTEAVVREATIGDLVVVLQLDGPPSAADSDAVARAGHLCWALSSPGELPLESVPERAWQEVHVVDGDADAADWAALLGREPDPAYRLSREQLRLVAAAAAADSGEIAPAVRRLAGGHLDQVAVRIRPRRTWPDLILPADEERQLRELAARHRGRDTVYGRWRFSPVPSVGVVGLFAGPSGTGKTLAAEVVAGELGLDLYKVDISAVVSKYIGETEKNLERIFGAAAAGDLVLFFDEADALFGKRSEVSDAHDRYANIEVAYLLQRLETYDGLVILATNLQRNIDPAFLRRISVAVDFTAPEETERRAIWARAFPATAPVRDVDLDFLARQFKITGGVISNAALGAAFLAAAEGGPITMRHAILSVKREFQKLGRLRTEKEFDRYFDLVNRDADAAPAR; translated from the coding sequence GTGTGGGCCCCGCTGGCGGACCCGCTGCTACAGCGTGAGGCGCTGATCTGCCGCATGGCGCAGGGCCGGGCGCCCCGCGACTTCGCGGGTCTCTACGTGGGCGACGACGAGATCGACGGCCTCCTGACGAGCCTGCCCGGCCTCGACGGCCCCGGCGCGGAGCGGGTCGAGCAGGTGCGGGCGATCCTCGCCGGGCGGATCGCCGCGGCGCGCGCGGCGTTCGCGGCGGAGCTGGCCGGGCCGTCGGCGTTCGCCGCGGTGTGCCGCTCCGCGCGGCTGCCGGTCGGCGAGGCCGAGGTGCTCGCGCTGCTGGTCGCGGTCGAGCTGTCGCCGGCCCGGCAGCGGCTTGTCGCGTACGTGCAGGACTCGGTGCAGCTGCCCCGGCTCACCCTGGCCGGGCTGGCCAGGGTCTTCCACGAGCCTGACCATCCCGCCGACCGGGCGCTCGCGCCGGGTTCCCGGCTGCGCCGCGCGGGCCTGGCCCGGCTCGCGGGGGACGGCCCGTGGGCGACGCGCGCCGGCGAGCCCGCCGAGCGGCTGATCTGGCACCTGCGCGGCGACCCGGGGCCCGACCCCGACCTGCCGCCGGGCACGGTCCTGGCGCCGGCCGGCGGTTCCGCGCCCGTCGGCGGTGCCGCGCCGGACCGGCCGGGCGGGCTGCTGCTGGTGCACGGCGGCGACCGCGACAGCCGGCTGCGCGCCGTGCGGTCCCGCTGGCCCGGCGCGGGCCTGCTGATCTGCGGCGCGCCGGTGACCGAGGCGGTGGTCCGCGAGGCCACGATCGGCGACCTCGTCGTCGTGCTGCAACTGGACGGGCCGCCGTCCGCCGCCGACTCCGACGCCGTCGCCCGGGCGGGCCACCTGTGCTGGGCGTTGTCGTCGCCGGGCGAGCTGCCGCTGGAGAGCGTGCCGGAGCGGGCCTGGCAGGAGGTGCACGTGGTCGACGGCGACGCCGACGCCGCCGACTGGGCGGCGCTGCTGGGGCGCGAGCCGGACCCGGCGTACCGGCTCAGCCGCGAGCAGCTGCGGCTCGTCGCCGCCGCGGCCGCCGCCGATTCGGGAGAGATCGCGCCGGCCGTGCGGCGCCTCGCCGGTGGCCATCTCGACCAGGTGGCCGTGCGCATCAGGCCGCGCCGCACCTGGCCCGACCTGATCCTGCCGGCCGACGAGGAGCGCCAGCTCCGTGAGCTCGCCGCGCGCCACCGCGGCCGGGACACCGTGTACGGCCGGTGGCGGTTCAGCCCGGTGCCGTCGGTGGGCGTGGTCGGCCTCTTCGCGGGCCCCTCCGGCACCGGCAAGACCCTCGCCGCCGAGGTGGTGGCCGGCGAGCTCGGGCTGGATCTCTACAAGGTGGACATCTCGGCGGTGGTGAGCAAGTACATCGGCGAGACCGAGAAGAACCTCGAGCGGATCTTCGGCGCCGCCGCCGCGGGCGACCTGGTGCTCTTCTTCGACGAGGCGGACGCCCTGTTCGGCAAGCGCTCCGAGGTCAGCGACGCGCACGACCGGTACGCGAACATCGAGGTGGCGTACCTGTTGCAGCGGCTGGAGACCTACGACGGCCTGGTGATCCTCGCGACGAACCTGCAACGCAACATCGACCCGGCGTTCCTTCGCCGGATCTCGGTGGCGGTCGACTTCACGGCGCCCGAGGAGACCGAGCGCCGGGCCATCTGGGCGCGCGCCTTCCCGGCCACGGCGCCGGTCCGCGACGTCGACCTGGACTTCCTGGCACGCCAATTCAAGATCACCGGCGGGGTGATCAGCAACGCGGCCCTCGGCGCGGCCTTCCTGGCGGCGGCGGAGGGCGGCCCGATCACGATGCGCCACGCGATCCTGTCGGTGAAGCGCGAGTTCCAGAAACTGGGCCGGCTGCGCACCGAGAAGGAGTTCGACCGCTACTTCGACCTGGTGAATCGAGACGCCGATGCTGCACCTGCTCGATGA
- a CDS encoding phage tail protein codes for MPDLMATFNFVLEIGGVEMASFRKCSGVESETEIIEYKEATKDGKIRIAKMPGAMKWSDITLERRIDESKALWEWRKQVEDGDIDTARRDGSIVIKDSMKAEVARWNFERGWVSKWTGAELDAGSNEVATEKVVITHEGLHRA; via the coding sequence ATGCCGGATTTGATGGCAACGTTCAACTTCGTCCTGGAGATCGGCGGAGTGGAGATGGCCAGCTTCCGCAAGTGCTCGGGCGTCGAATCCGAGACCGAGATCATCGAGTACAAGGAGGCGACGAAGGACGGCAAGATCCGAATCGCCAAGATGCCCGGCGCGATGAAGTGGAGCGACATCACCCTCGAACGGCGCATCGACGAGTCGAAGGCGCTCTGGGAGTGGCGCAAGCAGGTCGAGGACGGCGACATCGACACCGCCCGCCGCGACGGCTCCATCGTCATCAAGGACTCGATGAAGGCCGAGGTCGCCCGCTGGAACTTCGAGCGCGGCTGGGTCTCCAAGTGGACCGGCGCCGAGCTCGACGCCGGCAGCAACGAGGTGGCGACCGAGAAGGTGGTCATCACCCACGAGGGGCTGCACCGGGCATGA
- a CDS encoding phage tail sheath family protein, producing the protein MAASYGAPGVYIEEQPSGSMPIEGVGTAVAAFVGFTERYDVEQGDPTDPAGVKPQLVTSWPQYERVYGGFVRGAMLPHAVRGFFENGGSAAYICRIPGANGANGGNPARNLPAADNPNNDSVRVSAVDPGAHLEVEVVPPAAPAEGESDGAAPADHTLRVYRDGALQEELGGLQFSGRSARSVERTVNERSKFIRLEVKPLQGASLAERTPAAGRYTLEAPALSTVSVTPADLVGDESERTGYQGLAIAESVTMVAIPDLVTVATRDDGSLDEEMFLGAQKQLIDFCEAAHNKMAILDTPPGLNATRALEWRSRLARDSAFAALYYPNVVISNPLARPGANNGELYLTVPTAGHVAGVWARTDAARGVWKAPANEAVRGIVRLENDVTNGEQDLLNPDGVNCIRSFGSYGTKIWGARTLAKTDPSWRYINVRRLFNFVEESIQRGTQWAVFEPNDFDLWQRVKRNITSFLRGLWMQGALVGNTPEQAFYVMCDESNNPASSVDEGKLIVEIGIAPVKPAEFVIFRISQWQGGGSASE; encoded by the coding sequence ATGGCCGCGTCGTACGGAGCACCGGGTGTCTACATCGAGGAGCAGCCGAGCGGCTCCATGCCGATCGAGGGGGTGGGCACCGCCGTCGCCGCGTTCGTCGGCTTCACCGAGCGATACGACGTCGAACAGGGCGACCCCACCGACCCGGCGGGCGTGAAGCCGCAGCTGGTCACGAGCTGGCCGCAGTACGAGCGGGTGTATGGCGGCTTCGTGCGCGGCGCGATGCTCCCGCACGCCGTCCGCGGCTTCTTCGAGAACGGCGGCAGCGCCGCGTACATCTGCCGGATCCCCGGCGCGAACGGCGCCAATGGCGGCAACCCGGCGCGCAACCTGCCCGCCGCCGACAACCCGAACAATGACAGCGTCCGGGTGTCCGCGGTGGACCCGGGCGCGCACCTCGAGGTCGAGGTGGTGCCGCCCGCCGCGCCGGCCGAGGGCGAAAGCGACGGCGCGGCCCCCGCCGACCACACACTGCGCGTCTACCGCGACGGCGCCCTCCAGGAGGAGCTCGGCGGGCTCCAGTTCAGCGGCCGCAGCGCCCGGTCGGTGGAGCGGACCGTGAACGAGCGGTCCAAGTTCATCCGGCTCGAGGTCAAGCCGCTTCAGGGCGCCTCGCTCGCCGAGCGGACCCCCGCCGCCGGCCGCTACACGCTCGAGGCGCCGGCCCTGTCGACCGTCTCGGTGACCCCGGCGGACCTGGTCGGCGACGAGAGCGAGCGGACCGGCTACCAGGGCCTCGCCATCGCCGAGAGCGTCACCATGGTCGCCATCCCCGACCTGGTCACCGTCGCCACCCGCGACGACGGCAGCCTCGACGAGGAGATGTTCCTCGGCGCGCAGAAGCAGCTCATCGACTTCTGCGAGGCCGCGCACAACAAGATGGCCATCCTGGACACGCCGCCGGGGCTCAACGCGACCCGGGCACTGGAGTGGCGCTCCCGGCTGGCCCGCGACTCCGCGTTCGCGGCGCTCTACTACCCGAACGTGGTGATCAGCAACCCGCTGGCCCGGCCCGGCGCCAACAACGGCGAGCTGTATCTGACCGTGCCGACCGCCGGGCACGTCGCCGGGGTCTGGGCCCGCACCGACGCCGCCCGCGGCGTGTGGAAGGCGCCGGCCAACGAGGCGGTGCGCGGCATCGTCCGGCTCGAGAACGACGTGACGAACGGCGAGCAGGACCTGCTCAACCCCGACGGGGTCAACTGCATCCGGTCGTTCGGCAGCTACGGCACCAAGATCTGGGGCGCGCGCACCCTCGCCAAGACCGACCCCAGCTGGCGCTACATCAACGTGCGGCGGCTGTTCAACTTCGTCGAGGAGTCGATCCAGCGCGGCACCCAGTGGGCCGTCTTCGAGCCGAACGACTTCGACCTCTGGCAGCGGGTCAAGCGCAACATCACCTCGTTCCTGCGCGGCCTCTGGATGCAGGGCGCGCTGGTCGGCAACACGCCCGAGCAGGCGTTCTACGTGATGTGCGACGAGAGCAACAACCCGGCGTCCTCGGTGGACGAGGGCAAGCTCATCGTCGAGATCGGGATCGCGCCGGTGAAGCCCGCCGAGTTCGTCATCTTCCGGATCAGCCAGTGGCAGGGTGGCGGGTCCGCGAGCGAGTAA
- a CDS encoding VgrG-related protein: MAEATRRLDGVVLTVDGRPLAPELYPRLALVRVEESVHLPDFFTVHFDDPHFELFDKGTFTLGTRMEIAFRAEGDPVVVTAGEVTAIVVEPGAAGRHELVLTGFDLTHRMAREPKSRSFQRVTDADIAARIAGEYGLDADIDGTGGAHDYVLQAGETDYAFLRRRAARIGFDVWVSDRTFFFKRGPRSTANPPTLKYGGNLNGFTVRFSAAERCDEVQIRGWDQLGKQTIEGRADETDPGTDAPAAREMADAARRAFGRVRRNAGQFPVTDQAEADALASSLLLRASGEEVVLRGQCAGDPLIGAGARVRIEGVGSRLTGGYRVTGVEHTYGAGKPYLTRFVCGGKEPGGLADLTGPGGAGGERRGWSGLVVGIVTNNDDPEGLGRVRVQFPTLSADDESAWARLATPGGGAQRGLQWLPEVDDEVLVGFELDDHSRPVVLGGLWNRKDGPPAGAARAKERFLVSRGDSRLAFTDEPELSVGLTLGGSPCAVKLEKAESSLTGDQKLVISAAQIEIKATQKLTLSGAQVEVTASGPLTASGKPIRLN; encoded by the coding sequence GTGGCTGAGGCGACCCGCCGCCTCGACGGGGTGGTGCTGACCGTGGACGGGCGCCCGCTCGCCCCCGAGCTGTACCCGCGGCTCGCGCTGGTGCGCGTCGAGGAGTCCGTGCACCTGCCGGACTTCTTCACCGTGCACTTCGACGACCCGCACTTCGAGCTCTTCGACAAGGGCACGTTCACGCTCGGCACCCGGATGGAGATCGCGTTCCGGGCCGAGGGCGACCCCGTCGTGGTCACCGCCGGCGAGGTGACCGCGATCGTCGTCGAGCCGGGCGCCGCCGGGCGGCACGAGCTGGTGCTGACCGGGTTCGACCTGACGCACCGGATGGCCCGGGAGCCGAAGTCGCGCAGCTTCCAGCGGGTCACCGACGCCGACATCGCGGCCCGCATCGCCGGCGAGTACGGCCTGGACGCGGACATCGACGGCACCGGCGGCGCGCACGACTACGTGCTCCAGGCGGGGGAGACGGACTACGCGTTCCTGCGCCGCCGGGCCGCCCGGATCGGCTTCGACGTGTGGGTCAGCGACCGCACCTTCTTCTTCAAGCGCGGCCCGCGGTCGACCGCGAACCCGCCGACCCTGAAGTACGGCGGGAACCTGAACGGCTTCACGGTCCGGTTCTCCGCGGCAGAGCGCTGCGACGAGGTGCAGATCCGCGGCTGGGACCAGCTCGGCAAGCAGACCATCGAGGGCCGCGCCGACGAGACCGACCCGGGCACCGACGCGCCGGCCGCCCGGGAGATGGCCGACGCGGCCCGGCGGGCGTTCGGCCGGGTGCGGCGCAACGCGGGCCAGTTCCCCGTCACCGACCAGGCGGAGGCGGACGCCCTGGCGTCGTCGCTGCTGCTGCGCGCGTCCGGCGAGGAGGTGGTGCTGCGCGGGCAGTGCGCCGGTGATCCGCTGATCGGCGCGGGCGCCCGGGTCCGGATCGAGGGGGTCGGCTCGCGGCTCACCGGCGGCTACCGGGTCACCGGCGTCGAGCACACGTACGGCGCCGGCAAGCCCTACCTCACCCGGTTCGTGTGCGGCGGCAAGGAGCCGGGCGGGCTGGCGGACCTCACCGGACCGGGCGGTGCGGGCGGCGAACGGCGCGGCTGGTCCGGCCTGGTCGTCGGCATCGTCACCAACAACGACGACCCGGAGGGCCTCGGCCGGGTCCGGGTGCAGTTCCCGACCCTGTCCGCCGACGACGAGAGCGCCTGGGCCCGGCTGGCCACGCCCGGCGGCGGCGCGCAGCGCGGCCTCCAGTGGCTGCCCGAGGTGGACGACGAGGTCCTTGTCGGCTTCGAGCTCGACGACCACTCCCGGCCGGTGGTGCTCGGCGGCCTGTGGAACCGCAAGGACGGCCCGCCGGCGGGCGCGGCCCGGGCGAAGGAGCGCTTCCTGGTGAGCCGGGGCGACTCGCGGCTGGCCTTCACCGACGAGCCGGAGCTGTCCGTCGGGCTCACTCTCGGCGGCAGCCCGTGCGCTGTGAAGCTGGAGAAGGCGGAGTCGTCGCTGACCGGCGATCAGAAGCTGGTCATCTCCGCCGCCCAGATCGAGATCAAGGCGACCCAGAAGCTCACGCTCAGCGGCGCGCAGGTCGAGGTCACCGCGTCCGGCCCGCTGACCGCGTCCGGCAAGCCGATCAGGCTGAACTGA
- a CDS encoding CIS tube protein, with protein sequence MGNPEKAVLRTELKTEIPFLFNPAELTITKSNSWQASENKGGNAPQLRFQGGQSGTLALSLTLDTTSDGSDVTVHTNKLLDLLKVDMSLPGADRARNKGRPPWVEFHWGNLHSFRAIVERLQIKFTYFASSGMPLRAKADLSLKQYEDEAVRPLQNPTSHTPTLHSVHRLGFGETLDRVAARHYADSTRWRLIADANNVVDPLALAPGTLLVIPELPVRRRG encoded by the coding sequence ATGGGCAATCCCGAGAAGGCGGTCCTGCGCACCGAGCTGAAGACCGAGATCCCGTTCCTCTTCAACCCGGCCGAGCTCACCATCACCAAGTCGAACAGCTGGCAGGCCTCGGAGAACAAGGGCGGCAACGCGCCGCAGCTGCGCTTCCAGGGCGGCCAGTCCGGCACCCTCGCGCTGAGCCTCACGCTCGACACGACGAGCGACGGCTCCGACGTCACCGTGCACACCAACAAGCTGCTGGATCTGCTGAAGGTCGACATGAGCCTGCCCGGCGCCGACCGGGCGCGCAACAAGGGCCGCCCGCCGTGGGTGGAGTTCCACTGGGGCAACCTGCACTCGTTCCGGGCGATCGTCGAGCGGCTACAGATCAAGTTCACCTACTTCGCCAGCAGCGGCATGCCGCTGCGGGCCAAGGCGGACCTGTCGCTCAAGCAGTACGAGGACGAGGCCGTCCGGCCCCTCCAGAACCCGACCTCGCACACGCCGACGCTGCACAGCGTGCACCGCCTCGGCTTCGGCGAGACCCTGGACCGGGTCGCGGCCCGGCACTACGCCGACTCGACCCGCTGGCGGCTGATCGCCGACGCCAACAACGTGGTCGACCCGCTCGCGCTCGCACCCGGGACGCTGCTGGTGATCCCCGAGCTGCCGGTGCGCCGCCGTGGCTGA